The Thermothielavioides terrestris NRRL 8126 chromosome 2, complete sequence genome includes a region encoding these proteins:
- a CDS encoding uncharacterized protein (Contains conserved domain RanBD[smart00160], Ran-binding domain) gives MADDPHNTSDPSVHAEPAAAAEEDAETTAARRELKQTSISEKTEHGTIPLSQDEKGASEDDAPEDRAARRRRITPEISLGAPREDALKEQVSSPKKKRAHDELEENRDVTGAPLEGESPGQSAASATVQSRTDRSEPEKKRPRDRQASASAVESGKEEVEPLSASASPRSSMEQPSEAREPAKTEPPKPASASAFAKSGFAKLAASSTSPFGTIGGAGKPSLFGSTAGSSNFGSALGGSKPAAPSAPPKLSFSGTTAASPFAGLNGQGSGSGGGSVFKSSPFASAFGGSALSGARLSNFGKPGEALKSDKPAKPFGAPDSDTEDKSDEGSSEDEDTKGDAASEDEGTKEDEREKDDAKAGDDKKKPKLQKIVVDDGEGQESTLFSVRAKMYVMEKGVGWKERGSGMLKVNVPKATVELDEQGAADPASFDPSVLRQDDDDDNNNNGGNGNKDALRKHVRLIMRQDHTLRVILNTVILPAMKFQVTNRLKTSTVLFTAFEGGEVRQVQMKMSEANATAFSQLVEMLKKRLADVEERG, from the exons ATGGCCGACGACCCGCACAACACGAGCGACCCCTCGGTTCATGCGgagcccgccgctgccgcagaggaggacgccgagacgacggccgcgcgccgcgagcTGAAGCAGACCTCCATCTCGGAGAAAACAGAACACGGCACCATACCACTCTCGCAGGATGAAAAGGGCGCCTCGGAGGACGATGCACCCGAAGACagggccgcccgccgccggcggatcACGCCCGAGATCAGTTTAGGCGCCCCGAGGGAGGATGCGCTGAAGGAGCAGGTGTCGTCGCCCAAGAAGAAGCGAGCGCacgacgagctggaggaAAACCGAGATGTCACTGGCGCCCCGCTCGAGGGGGAGTCGCCCGGCCAGTCGGCCGCCTCAGCCACGGTCCAGAGCAGGACGGATAGGTCCGAGCCCGAGAAGAAACGGCCGCGAGACCGCCAAgccagcgcgtcggcggTAGAGAGTGGGAAGGAGGAAGTC GAGCCGCTATCCGCCAGCGcatcgccgagatcgagcATGGAGCAGCCTTCGGAAGCGAGAGAGCCTGCCAAGACGGAGCCGCCGAAACCagcgtcggcctcggccttcgCCAAGTCCGGCTTTGCAAAACTCGCCGCCTCGTCAACCTCGCCGTTCGGCACCATAGGCGGAGCCGGCAAGCCCAGCCTGTTCGGCTCGACCGCGGGCTCCTCCAATTTTGGCAGTGCCCTTGGCGGGTCCAAGCCGGCCGCCccatccgcgccgccgaaACTAAGCTTCAGCGGAACCACAGCTGCGTCTCCCTTCGCCGGACTTAACGGCCAAgggagcggcagcggcggcggctccgtGTTCAAGTCGAGTCCCTTTGCGAGCGCcttcggcggcagcgccctGTCCGGCGCGCGACTCAGCAACTTTGGCAAGCCCGGCGAGGCCCTTAAGAGCGACAAGCCGGCCAAGCCGTTTGGTGCGCCAGACAGTGACACTGAGGACAAGTCGGACGAGGGAAgcagcgaggacgaggacacCAAGGGTGACGCCGCGTCTGAGGATGAGGGGACCAAGGAGGACGAAAGAGAGAAGGACGACGCCAAGGCCGGCGATGACAAGAAAAAGCCCAAGCTACAGAAGA TTgtggtcgacgacggcgaaggGCAGGAGAGCACGCTCTTCTCGGTGCGCGCCAAGATGTACGTCATGGAGAAGGGCGTCGGGTGGAAGGAGCGGGGCTCGGGCATGCTCAAGGTGAACGTGCCCAAGGCGACGGTCGAGCTGGACGAGCAGGGCGCGGCCGACCCGGCATCGTTCGACCCGTCCGTGCTGCgccaggacgacgacgacgacaacaacaacaacggcggGAACGGCAACAAGGACGCCCTCCGCAAGCACGTACGCCTGATTATGCGGCAGGACCACACGCTGCGCGTCATCCTGAACACCGTCATCCTGCCGGCCATGAAGTTCCAAGTCACGAACCGGCTGAAGACGTCGACGGTGCTGTTCACGGccttcgagggcggcgaggtgcgGCAGGTGCAGATGAAG ATGAGCGAAGCAAATGCCACGGCCTTCtcgcagctcgtcgagatGTTGAAGAAACGACTGGCGGATGTTGAGGAACGGGGCTAG